The Leucobacter rhizosphaerae genome includes a region encoding these proteins:
- a CDS encoding phosphonate ABC transporter ATP-binding protein has product MSAALRMPSVPAPLVAADPAPADPAPATPAPMTSEPSTGELRQALPLITVRDLRVAYDTKPVLDHVDLDLFPGEMVALLGASGSGKSTLMRSLTGFAPISGGSVRVAGHDVTNLRRGELRTLRSEVGQVFQQFNLVPRMSVLTNVLAGALHHAGPINWVGGFSGADRRRALALLDRVGIAHKASEPARSLSGGQQQRVAIARALMQRPRAILADEPVASLDPKLADAVLALLRQIAAEDGIPVLVSLHVLPLALAHSDRIVGLRHGEMLVSARTSELDAADLAVLYADDAHDGHGHATGAAA; this is encoded by the coding sequence GTGAGCGCCGCGCTCCGCATGCCGAGCGTGCCCGCACCGCTCGTCGCCGCGGACCCAGCACCCGCGGACCCAGCACCCGCGACCCCGGCCCCCATGACCTCAGAACCCTCGACCGGCGAACTGCGCCAGGCCCTCCCGTTGATCACCGTCCGCGACCTCCGCGTCGCCTACGACACGAAGCCCGTGCTCGACCACGTGGATCTCGACCTCTTCCCCGGCGAGATGGTGGCGCTGCTCGGCGCCTCGGGATCCGGCAAGTCGACGCTCATGCGGAGCCTCACCGGCTTCGCCCCGATCTCGGGCGGCTCGGTGCGGGTCGCGGGGCACGACGTCACGAACCTCCGCCGCGGCGAGCTGCGCACCCTGCGCTCGGAGGTCGGGCAGGTGTTCCAGCAGTTCAACCTCGTGCCGCGCATGAGTGTGCTCACCAATGTGCTCGCCGGCGCCCTGCACCACGCCGGGCCGATCAACTGGGTCGGCGGCTTCTCGGGCGCCGACCGGCGTCGCGCCCTCGCCCTGCTCGATCGGGTCGGGATCGCGCACAAGGCCTCCGAGCCGGCGCGCTCGCTGAGCGGCGGGCAGCAGCAGCGCGTCGCCATCGCGCGGGCGCTGATGCAGCGGCCGCGGGCGATCCTCGCCGACGAACCGGTCGCGTCGCTCGATCCGAAGCTCGCCGATGCCGTCCTCGCACTCCTGCGGCAGATCGCCGCGGAGGACGGGATCCCCGTGCTCGTCAGTCTGCACGTGCTGCCACTCGCCCTCGCCCACAGCGACCGCATCGTCGGCCTGCGGCACGGGGAGATGCTCGTGTCGGCCCGCACCTCGGAGCTCGACGCGGCGGATCTCGCCGTGCTCTACGCCGACGACGCGCACGACGGCCACGGCCACGCGACGGGGGCAGCAGCGTGA
- the phnD gene encoding phosphate/phosphite/phosphonate ABC transporter substrate-binding protein, translated as MRRTSLTALGTIGIAALALTGCQASAQDASGANVAPASDAPITIATLPVSDDPTQVNPIDALVELLEAETGREVEVTDVPDYLSVVEAIRADHVDIGIMSGFPSALAVNTGEVDALLAWKGSEEPVSTCVVLDDSPVQSVEDLRGKTVAFADQASSSGYFMPVYMLQEAGLTQGEDYEAIFAGGHEGSFAALAQGQVDAACTAFMLTEMGEPMFPFADGEWRAIGESPAMDVMGTVLARQSLDDETRSQLEEALPKVFSEENAEALAAYSSFIGLEVEIAPEPSIFASFADIAAVAGVQLEDLE; from the coding sequence ATGCGCCGCACCTCCCTCACCGCACTGGGCACGATCGGGATCGCCGCCCTCGCCCTCACCGGGTGCCAGGCCTCCGCGCAGGATGCGTCGGGCGCGAACGTCGCCCCGGCATCGGACGCCCCGATCACCATCGCCACCCTGCCCGTCTCCGACGACCCGACCCAGGTCAACCCGATCGATGCGCTCGTCGAGCTCCTCGAGGCCGAGACCGGTCGCGAGGTCGAGGTCACCGACGTGCCCGACTACCTGAGCGTCGTCGAGGCGATCCGCGCCGATCATGTCGACATCGGCATCATGAGCGGCTTCCCCTCGGCGCTCGCCGTCAACACCGGGGAGGTCGACGCCCTGCTCGCGTGGAAGGGCAGCGAGGAGCCGGTCTCCACCTGCGTCGTGCTGGACGACTCCCCCGTGCAGAGCGTCGAGGACCTGCGGGGCAAGACCGTCGCCTTCGCCGACCAGGCTTCGAGCTCGGGCTACTTCATGCCGGTCTACATGCTGCAAGAGGCGGGACTCACCCAGGGCGAGGACTACGAGGCGATCTTCGCCGGCGGCCACGAGGGCAGCTTCGCGGCGCTCGCGCAGGGCCAGGTCGACGCGGCCTGCACCGCGTTCATGCTCACCGAGATGGGCGAGCCGATGTTCCCGTTCGCCGACGGCGAGTGGCGTGCGATCGGCGAGAGCCCGGCGATGGACGTGATGGGCACGGTGCTCGCGCGGCAGTCGCTCGACGATGAGACCCGCAGCCAGCTCGAGGAGGCCCTGCCGAAGGTGTTCTCCGAGGAGAACGCCGAGGCGCTCGCAGCCTACAGCTCGTTCATCGGCCTCGAGGTGGAGATCGCCCCGGAGCCGAGCATCTTCGCCTCCTTCGCCGACATCGCGGCGGTCGCGGGCGTGCAGCTCGAGGATCTCGAGTGA
- a CDS encoding FAD/NAD(P)-binding protein, protein MLLERLVANHRRDSPGAPLRIDLVDPHEPGGGRIWRRAQSPLLKLNSMLRDVTAFTDDSCTIDGPVAPGPSLAEWVELVRDGAIPRPDWHDALLDAEIDRIGPSDFPTRRLNNGYLAWVYSEIVRRADDAVTVAWHEDRALRVDDAEPGHLVRLAAGASLAADVVLHTIGHTGSAPTAESIRLQDVASRHNLTYIAPAFTADVDLSGVAPGEPVIVRGMGLAATDLVVLLTEGRGGRFVPRATGGLTYVPSGREPILHLGSGRGVPYRSKITSHPVGEPQTLEYLGEPFHRGLSARTAPLDFDADVWPLLSAELLTGYYRELFTGHPEQVRGTWASFASALRGILAAPGGADSDELLALIEAHVPHADDRFDLASFLRPLGVAEPVAEPGAVDSDPDAADPGAADPDATDPGATDPVHDRVRAHVAQDLRQRTSQEHSATQALFMTALFSYLSITEVPLARWNARSRTESLPGRWHRTFSYLASGPPGHRLEELLALADAGVVRFLGGELTVEADEHRRRFVATGRARVGGAGSGSGSTVAESSVAATTLIDAWLPEAQARESDNPFLRGLVARGIARELRASDTEFAGSTGQIEVALDGRLAGASTQFAIGPFTSLPTGGAFTRPQLNSLPFRVHDRCARAVLAEVWRARSRVDLAQESDAFGALIDATAGFEPAASRS, encoded by the coding sequence ATGCTGCTCGAGCGCCTTGTCGCGAACCACCGGCGGGACAGCCCCGGTGCACCGCTGCGGATCGACCTCGTGGATCCCCACGAACCCGGCGGCGGCCGGATCTGGCGGCGCGCGCAGTCGCCGCTCTTGAAGCTGAACTCGATGCTGCGCGACGTGACGGCGTTCACCGACGACTCCTGCACCATTGATGGCCCCGTCGCCCCGGGCCCCTCGCTCGCGGAGTGGGTCGAGCTGGTGCGCGACGGCGCGATCCCGCGACCCGATTGGCACGACGCGCTCCTCGATGCGGAGATCGACCGCATCGGCCCCTCCGACTTTCCGACGCGGCGCCTGAACAACGGGTACCTCGCGTGGGTGTATTCGGAGATCGTGCGTCGCGCCGACGACGCCGTCACCGTCGCGTGGCACGAGGATCGTGCACTGCGGGTCGATGACGCCGAGCCCGGGCATCTCGTCCGCCTGGCCGCCGGGGCGAGCCTCGCCGCCGACGTCGTACTGCACACCATCGGGCACACGGGATCCGCGCCCACCGCCGAGTCGATCCGCCTGCAGGATGTCGCGAGCCGCCACAATCTCACCTATATCGCCCCCGCCTTCACCGCAGACGTCGACCTCAGCGGGGTCGCCCCCGGCGAACCCGTCATCGTGCGCGGCATGGGTCTCGCCGCGACCGACCTCGTGGTGCTCCTGACCGAGGGGCGGGGCGGCCGCTTCGTGCCCCGTGCCACGGGCGGCCTGACGTACGTGCCGAGCGGGCGCGAGCCGATCCTGCACCTCGGCTCCGGCCGCGGGGTGCCGTACCGCTCCAAGATCACGAGCCACCCGGTGGGCGAACCGCAGACGCTCGAGTACCTCGGTGAGCCCTTCCACCGCGGCCTCTCCGCGCGCACCGCGCCGCTCGACTTCGACGCCGACGTGTGGCCGCTGCTTTCGGCGGAGCTGCTCACGGGGTATTACCGCGAGCTCTTCACCGGGCACCCCGAGCAGGTGCGTGGCACCTGGGCATCGTTCGCCTCCGCGCTGCGCGGGATTCTGGCCGCGCCGGGCGGGGCCGACTCGGACGAGCTCCTGGCACTGATCGAGGCCCACGTGCCGCACGCCGACGACCGCTTCGACCTCGCGTCGTTCCTGCGCCCGCTCGGGGTTGCGGAACCGGTGGCTGAACCGGGCGCGGTGGATTCGGATCCTGACGCCGCCGATCCGGGCGCCGCCGATCCGGACGCCACCGATCCGGGCGCGACCGATCCGGTGCACGATCGAGTGCGCGCCCACGTGGCGCAAGATCTCCGCCAGCGCACCTCGCAGGAGCACAGCGCAACGCAGGCGTTATTCATGACCGCGCTGTTCAGCTATCTGTCGATCACCGAGGTCCCCCTCGCGCGGTGGAACGCGCGCAGCCGCACCGAGTCGCTGCCCGGGCGCTGGCACCGCACCTTCAGCTACCTGGCGAGCGGCCCTCCCGGGCACCGTCTCGAGGAACTGCTCGCCCTGGCCGACGCGGGGGTCGTGCGTTTCCTCGGCGGCGAGCTGACGGTCGAGGCGGACGAGCACCGACGCCGGTTCGTCGCCACCGGTCGGGCGCGGGTCGGGGGTGCGGGTTCGGGTTCGGGTTCGACCGTCGCCGAGAGTTCCGTGGCGGCCACGACGCTGATCGACGCCTGGTTGCCCGAGGCGCAGGCTCGCGAGAGCGACAACCCCTTCCTCCGGGGTCTCGTCGCGCGCGGGATCGCGCGCGAACTGCGGGCGTCCGACACGGAGTTCGCCGGGAGCACCGGTCAGATCGAGGTCGCCCTCGACGGGCGGCTCGCGGGAGCTTCGACGCAGTTCGCGATCGGGCCGTTCACCTCGCTGCCGACGGGTGGCGCGTTCACGCGGCCGCAGCTCAACTCGCTGCCGTTCCGCGTGCACGATCGCTGCGCGCGAGCGGTGCTCGCCGAGGTGTGGCGGGCGCGATCCCGTGTCGATCTCGCGCAGGAGTCCGACGCGTTCGGGGCCCTCATCGACGCGACGGCGGGATTCGAACCCGCTGCTTCCCGGTCATGA
- a CDS encoding ABC transporter substrate-binding protein produces MSAPPSLRRSLPLTGRIATASAVLLALGGLVACSSGPDTGAAAEVPGGQAETTESPFDLTSANADDRIRIDPVPEAVALLEESGFEPIQAGKFTVASSAYEPPLSFLAEDDNQTLLGVEPDIAQLVADGLGLELDAENVAWADWPLGVESGKYDSVISNVTVTEERKDLFDFAIHRNDVLAFSVAADSDITSITEAADVAGLKVVVGSGTNQEKILLDWFAENEKAGLEPGEPIYFDDQAAANLALASGRVDVNFGPNPTAAFRAAVSGESKIVGTLNGGFPANAQIGVTTAKDNGLIEAVAAVLNHTIESGEYAEVLERWGLSDEAVEESLINPPGLPRP; encoded by the coding sequence ATGTCCGCACCACCCTCCCTCCGCCGGTCGCTCCCGCTCACGGGCCGGATCGCCACCGCCTCCGCAGTGCTGCTCGCCCTCGGCGGTCTCGTCGCCTGCAGCAGCGGACCCGATACGGGCGCCGCGGCCGAGGTCCCCGGCGGCCAGGCCGAGACGACCGAGTCGCCGTTCGACCTGACCTCCGCGAACGCCGACGACCGGATCCGGATCGACCCGGTGCCCGAGGCCGTCGCGCTGCTCGAGGAGAGCGGCTTCGAACCGATCCAGGCCGGCAAGTTCACGGTCGCGAGCTCGGCGTACGAGCCGCCGCTCAGCTTCCTCGCCGAGGACGACAACCAGACGCTGCTCGGGGTCGAGCCCGACATCGCGCAGCTCGTCGCCGACGGCCTGGGTCTCGAACTGGACGCCGAGAACGTCGCCTGGGCCGACTGGCCTCTCGGCGTCGAGTCGGGCAAGTACGACTCCGTGATCTCCAACGTCACCGTGACCGAGGAGCGGAAGGACCTGTTCGACTTCGCGATCCACCGCAACGACGTGCTGGCCTTCTCGGTCGCCGCCGACAGCGACATCACCTCGATCACCGAGGCCGCGGACGTCGCCGGCCTGAAGGTGGTCGTGGGCAGCGGCACGAACCAGGAGAAGATCCTGCTCGACTGGTTCGCCGAGAACGAGAAGGCCGGTCTGGAGCCGGGCGAGCCGATCTACTTCGACGACCAGGCCGCGGCCAACCTCGCGCTCGCGTCGGGTCGCGTCGACGTGAACTTCGGGCCGAACCCGACCGCGGCCTTCCGCGCTGCGGTGAGCGGCGAGTCGAAGATCGTCGGCACGCTGAACGGCGGGTTCCCCGCGAACGCGCAGATCGGCGTCACGACCGCGAAGGACAACGGCCTGATCGAGGCCGTGGCCGCCGTGCTGAACCACACCATCGAGAGCGGCGAGTACGCCGAGGTGCTGGAGCGCTGGGGCCTGAGCGACGAGGCCGTTGAAGAGTCGCTCATCAACCCGCCCGGACTGCCGAGGCCGTGA
- a CDS encoding amino acid ABC transporter ATP-binding protein — protein sequence MRTTITAPVRIADAPAETVESLATPVTEAAAASVDSVAPHLASDPDPAASAASASTPSHAPSSTDVTGLVDISGVHKSYGPHEVLHDISLTVAPGQVLTLLGPSGSGKSTLLRTINHLETIDAGAITIDGEYIGYEWRGSKLHELPEKRVLQRRTRVGMVFQNFNLFPHLTALENIIEAPLSLKRAKKAAAIAQARELLAKVGLSDRADHYPRQLSGGQQQRVAIARALALEPDVLLFDEPTSALDPELVGEVLGVIRELAHSGTTLIIVTHEIGFASEIADHVVFVDHGRIVEQGPPEQVLRAPRHQRTRDFLDKVL from the coding sequence ATGAGAACCACTATCACCGCCCCCGTGCGCATCGCCGACGCCCCGGCCGAGACCGTGGAATCGCTCGCGACTCCCGTGACCGAGGCGGCAGCCGCCTCCGTCGACTCCGTCGCTCCGCATCTCGCATCGGACCCGGATCCGGCGGCGAGCGCAGCATCCGCGTCAACACCGAGCCACGCTCCCTCCTCCACGGACGTCACCGGCCTCGTCGATATCAGCGGCGTGCACAAGTCGTACGGCCCCCACGAGGTGCTGCACGACATCTCCCTCACCGTCGCTCCCGGCCAGGTGCTCACACTGCTCGGGCCATCGGGATCCGGCAAGTCGACGCTGCTGCGCACCATCAACCACCTCGAGACGATCGACGCGGGGGCGATCACAATCGACGGCGAGTACATCGGCTACGAGTGGCGCGGCAGCAAACTGCACGAGCTCCCGGAGAAGCGCGTGCTGCAGCGCCGGACCCGCGTCGGCATGGTGTTCCAGAACTTCAATCTGTTCCCGCACCTCACCGCGCTCGAGAACATCATCGAGGCACCGCTCAGCCTGAAGCGCGCGAAGAAGGCCGCGGCGATTGCTCAAGCCCGCGAACTCCTCGCGAAGGTCGGGCTGTCGGATCGCGCCGACCACTACCCGCGCCAGCTCTCCGGCGGGCAGCAGCAGCGCGTGGCGATCGCCCGCGCGCTGGCACTCGAGCCCGACGTGCTGCTCTTCGACGAACCGACGAGCGCCCTCGATCCCGAGCTGGTCGGCGAGGTGCTCGGGGTGATCCGCGAGCTCGCCCACTCGGGCACGACCCTCATCATCGTCACCCACGAGATCGGGTTCGCGAGCGAGATCGCGGACCACGTCGTGTTCGTCGATCACGGCCGCATCGTCGAGCAGGGTCCCCCGGAGCAGGTGCTCAGGGCACCCCGGCACCAGCGCACCCGGGACTTCCTCGACAAGGTGCTGTGA